Proteins from a genomic interval of Desulfofustis limnaeus:
- the cbiD gene encoding cobalt-precorrin-5B (C(1))-methyltransferase CbiD: protein MKKLRSGYTTGACAAAAAKGAALELFDRGTEEVTIAFPDGSRHRFSLLWRKIDNGHGCAAVRKDAGDDPDVTNGAEIVARVRRGGTPGDAESPIAIVGGDGVGVVTKPGLAIPVGSPAINPVPQQMIRQAVGEALQESGRSAAPSLEVCIEVPCGEVLATKTLNARLGVIGGISILGTTGIVKPISAEAWTATIATSMKVALATGRTEIVLATGRTSERAVQAIVRFPEEALIMMGDYLEFSLLEARKYPFHRIHMAAMWAKLLKGAMQKPHTHVRHGMLEVEDILAFLRRQKIADQTLELLRGAHTAREILERLLEIDKTVIDMVCGCAKKHYEELSGLPVSLYLVGPTGRILYRS from the coding sequence ATGAAGAAATTGCGCTCAGGATACACCACCGGCGCTTGCGCCGCCGCCGCCGCCAAAGGGGCCGCACTGGAATTGTTTGACCGCGGAACGGAGGAGGTGACTATCGCTTTTCCCGACGGGTCTCGCCATCGGTTTTCCCTGTTATGGCGAAAGATCGACAACGGGCACGGCTGCGCCGCCGTGCGCAAGGATGCCGGCGATGATCCGGATGTGACCAATGGTGCCGAAATCGTCGCGCGGGTCAGACGAGGAGGAACACCGGGCGACGCTGAGTCTCCGATAGCGATTGTCGGGGGGGATGGAGTAGGGGTTGTTACCAAACCGGGGTTGGCGATACCCGTCGGAAGCCCTGCCATCAACCCCGTACCACAACAGATGATCCGTCAGGCCGTCGGCGAGGCCCTGCAGGAATCGGGACGATCAGCGGCACCATCGCTGGAGGTGTGCATCGAGGTTCCCTGTGGGGAAGTGCTGGCGACCAAGACCTTGAATGCCAGGTTGGGGGTGATCGGTGGCATCTCGATACTTGGTACCACCGGTATCGTCAAACCCATCTCGGCCGAGGCCTGGACGGCAACTATCGCCACATCAATGAAGGTGGCACTGGCGACCGGAAGGACGGAGATCGTGCTGGCCACCGGCAGGACCTCGGAGCGGGCCGTGCAGGCGATCGTCCGTTTCCCGGAAGAGGCCTTGATCATGATGGGCGACTACCTGGAGTTTTCTCTGCTGGAAGCACGAAAATACCCGTTTCACCGCATCCACATGGCGGCCATGTGGGCCAAGCTGCTCAAGGGGGCGATGCAGAAACCGCACACCCACGTCCGACACGGCATGCTCGAGGTTGAAGACATTCTCGCCTTCCTGCGTCGGCAGAAGATTGCCGACCAGACTCTGGAGCTACTGCGTGGGGCGCATACCGCCCGCGAGATCCTCGAGCGATTGCTGGAAATCGATAAAACGGT